A section of the Cuniculiplasma divulgatum genome encodes:
- a CDS encoding nucleotide exchange factor GrpE encodes MSPHSTSSLNRHDPIGIEMEHSRQRALARDRVNMAQMAGKFLELSQQLDQYKDLYVRQRAEMENYARARDREMDQMKKNAGKDIIKSILPILDTMDAAMLNSKDSTQIKPMRDQLIKILSSYGFSEIQSKGKKFDPFMHEVIAVSPSEEDGIVLEEVQRGYKLNNEVIRTSKVIVGKR; translated from the coding sequence ATGTCCCCACATTCCACTTCAAGTCTTAATAGGCATGATCCCATTGGGATAGAGATGGAGCATAGCAGGCAACGTGCCCTCGCAAGAGATCGCGTAAATATGGCTCAGATGGCTGGCAAGTTTCTTGAGCTTTCTCAACAACTTGACCAGTATAAAGACCTGTACGTGAGACAGAGAGCTGAAATGGAAAACTATGCCCGTGCAAGGGACCGCGAAATGGATCAGATGAAGAAGAACGCCGGGAAGGATATTATTAAAAGTATTCTTCCCATTCTGGATACAATGGACGCAGCCATGCTGAACTCAAAGGACAGCACACAGATAAAGCCTATGAGAGATCAGTTGATCAAGATTCTTTCATCTTATGGCTTCTCAGAGATTCAAAGCAAAGGCAAAAAATTTGATCCATTTATGCATGAGGTAATTGCAGTCTCGCCTTCCGAAGAGGATGGGATAGTCCTTGAAGAGGTTCAGAGGGGATACAAACTCAATAATGAAGTAATACGGACTTCAAAAGTGATAGTTGGAAAAAGGTGA
- a CDS encoding DNA methyltransferase, with product MGEIFVLEYSQDIPEASLYEIENFCALSNSELIYAENGIALISGSVSNISDSAFVKRIARVIEIKDRQEAISGESLPPGKFYVRFLDGSDCHGSSLESYLGGILGGSGRVSFSSPDFIVRVYHLEKWYVAIEIFSGNSSQFENRRAPRRPFFSPISMHPRIARFLVNVSNAPKNGTILDPFCGTGGILMEAGSTGRHVVGIDMSLQMTAGAKLNLKYFGIRDFSIITGNFLEVEIPNDIDAIVTDLPYGRNSPMHRQDILELYRKSMEKFGKILKRGSRCVIAVSDLQMLPGDLPDFMILKIIDNRIHKSLTRHYVIMERQ from the coding sequence ATGGGAGAGATTTTTGTCCTTGAGTACTCTCAGGATATACCTGAAGCATCACTTTACGAGATCGAAAATTTCTGTGCTCTTTCGAACTCGGAGCTTATATATGCTGAAAACGGAATCGCATTAATATCCGGATCTGTTTCGAATATCTCGGATTCAGCATTTGTAAAAAGAATTGCAAGAGTGATTGAAATAAAAGATAGACAGGAGGCTATTTCTGGTGAATCCCTGCCACCTGGAAAATTTTATGTCCGTTTTCTGGATGGGTCTGATTGCCACGGTTCGTCGCTTGAATCGTATCTTGGCGGAATACTGGGTGGGAGTGGTCGTGTTTCCTTTTCATCTCCTGACTTCATAGTTAGGGTTTACCACCTTGAGAAGTGGTATGTTGCAATTGAAATATTCTCCGGTAACAGCAGTCAGTTCGAGAACAGGCGAGCTCCCAGAAGACCATTCTTTTCACCCATATCAATGCACCCAAGGATAGCGAGGTTTCTCGTGAACGTGTCCAATGCACCAAAGAACGGAACCATTCTTGACCCGTTCTGCGGAACAGGCGGCATACTTATGGAAGCAGGGTCCACTGGAAGGCATGTTGTGGGAATCGACATGTCGCTCCAGATGACAGCGGGCGCAAAACTGAATCTCAAGTATTTCGGGATTCGTGACTTTAGCATAATAACAGGGAATTTTCTTGAGGTTGAGATTCCCAACGACATTGATGCTATTGTAACTGATCTTCCCTATGGCCGTAATTCCCCCATGCACAGGCAGGATATTCTGGAACTTTACAGGAAAAGCATGGAGAAATTCGGTAAAATTCTGAAGCGTGGGTCGCGCTGCGTTATAGCAGTCTCGGATCTTCAGATGCTGCCAGGGGACCTGCCAGATTTCATGATTCTTAAGATCATAGATAACAGGATACACAAATCCCTGACAAGACATTACGTCATTATGGAGAGACAGTAG
- a CDS encoding DNA-directed RNA polymerase subunit L, whose translation MDSSLRVVSKEKDSITLEMLNYDNTILRPLIDEILRDEQVAEARYYIKHPIIDTPKIFVRVKTGKPQAAVKRSIKRLSKVYENLDMDITKEIKRLKESS comes from the coding sequence ATGGATAGTTCACTTAGAGTCGTTTCCAAGGAAAAAGACTCAATAACTCTTGAAATGCTAAACTACGACAATACAATTCTCAGGCCACTTATCGATGAGATATTAAGAGATGAACAGGTTGCAGAGGCAAGGTATTACATAAAACACCCCATAATAGATACTCCAAAAATATTCGTGCGCGTGAAAACTGGTAAACCACAGGCCGCTGTAAAGAGGTCCATCAAGAGGCTCAGCAAGGTCTATGAGAATCTTGACATGGATATTACAAAGGAAATTAAGCGCCTTAAAGAATCCAGTTAA
- a CDS encoding FAD/NAD(P)-binding oxidoreductase codes for MAVSKKVIIIGDGAAGIMAANKLRFHSTDKELEITVIGNNPRHFYKPDGVLIPFGYKNYRKSVKPVNFLLNYGVNYLKDEVLRINADENIIFLKSGKSLIGDYIIIATGDRYSPEEIPGYEGEARHFFDLQRAMELREYIKTFQGGQVFIGSAGEVIQYPESLYEFAFVLESYLAENSLKDKTTIVLATPSKELSPDPAVHRDLSGMLESRGIQFHPGVVIKSVDPKNKEVAGSDGAMYKYSLLILVPPHRGQQFAIDSGIADEKGYVVVDPKDLSVKGNRTIFAIGDANNLSLSKSAVAAHGQASFVASLIISKTVGGLKEEKMTAKVPEFALTGNDTAFSFYDAPGRASRGINVNRGDFMLRWTSADTYFSTILRGMI; via the coding sequence ATGGCAGTTTCTAAGAAAGTGATAATAATTGGGGATGGGGCAGCCGGCATTATGGCGGCAAACAAATTGAGATTCCATTCCACTGATAAGGAGCTGGAAATAACGGTTATAGGGAACAATCCACGACATTTCTATAAGCCGGATGGGGTCCTGATACCGTTTGGATACAAGAATTACAGGAAGAGTGTAAAGCCTGTGAATTTCCTCCTGAATTACGGAGTGAATTACCTCAAGGATGAGGTGCTGAGGATCAACGCTGATGAGAACATAATATTCCTGAAATCCGGCAAGAGCCTTATTGGAGACTACATAATAATAGCAACTGGAGACAGGTATTCGCCAGAAGAGATACCTGGCTATGAGGGTGAGGCCAGGCACTTCTTTGACCTTCAGAGAGCCATGGAGTTAAGAGAGTATATAAAAACATTCCAGGGTGGGCAGGTGTTCATAGGCAGTGCAGGGGAAGTTATCCAGTATCCTGAGTCACTTTATGAATTTGCATTCGTTCTTGAATCATATCTGGCAGAGAACAGCTTGAAGGATAAGACGACAATAGTGCTTGCAACACCTTCAAAGGAGCTATCCCCTGACCCAGCAGTTCACAGAGATCTTTCCGGCATGCTGGAAAGCAGAGGAATACAGTTTCATCCAGGTGTTGTCATCAAATCAGTAGACCCGAAAAACAAGGAAGTTGCTGGCAGCGATGGAGCAATGTACAAGTATTCACTGCTCATCCTTGTGCCACCACACAGGGGACAGCAGTTTGCCATAGATTCAGGCATCGCTGATGAGAAGGGGTATGTGGTTGTGGACCCCAAGGATCTTTCTGTGAAGGGTAACAGGACAATTTTTGCAATCGGTGACGCAAATAACCTTAGCCTGAGCAAATCTGCAGTAGCCGCACATGGCCAGGCTTCATTTGTGGCATCGTTGATTATATCAAAGACAGTAGGCGGGCTTAAGGAGGAAAAGATGACCGCAAAGGTTCCAGAGTTCGCATTAACTGGGAACGACACTGCTTTCTCCTTCTATGATGCCCCGGGAAGAGCATCCCGCGGGATCAACGTCAACAGGGGAGACTTCATGCTGAGATGGACATCGGCAGACACATATTTCTCCACAATTCTGAGGGGGATGATTTGA
- a CDS encoding DUF1641 domain-containing protein, with amino-acid sequence MTENEEEMKNTEEENEDDIEPLLRGLLENKHAFESLMNMLTKLNNSGLMSVVENISADYLPSDIEFLSEFLTSKDFLTSFVKTMNVVTALSHSLAGERASDALKAILYNSDAIWEGMVTGAKNPEAISVLRLYAMLRDPDTAAGLTAVLNALKAVGMALRKVPDE; translated from the coding sequence ATGACAGAGAACGAGGAAGAGATGAAAAACACTGAGGAAGAGAACGAAGATGATATAGAGCCCCTGCTGAGAGGGCTCCTTGAAAACAAGCATGCCTTTGAATCGCTTATGAACATGCTGACCAAACTCAACAATTCTGGTTTGATGTCTGTTGTGGAGAATATATCCGCGGACTATCTGCCCAGCGATATAGAGTTCCTGTCTGAGTTCCTGACTTCAAAGGACTTCCTGACATCCTTCGTTAAAACCATGAACGTTGTTACGGCGCTTTCTCATTCCCTGGCAGGCGAAAGGGCATCTGATGCCCTTAAGGCAATCCTCTACAACAGCGACGCCATATGGGAAGGTATGGTTACGGGTGCCAAGAACCCTGAGGCCATTTCTGTTCTAAGGCTATACGCAATGCTCAGGGATCCTGACACTGCCGCAGGCCTGACTGCAGTACTGAATGCCCTTAAGGCCGTAGGAATGGCACTGAGAAAGGTTCCGGACGAATAA
- a CDS encoding OsmC family protein has protein sequence MNVSFKYNSEEGFITDTPGKTRIVLKNSLSNHQENYAPTELLLLSMGGCTSDDVLSMLKKMRVNFTEFRCEVNAERHEEHPRTVKNVDIHYIFSGDVDAEKARKAIGLSLNKYCSVSILAKRGGANVTYSLTINGETLHSRSNPGLLAEV, from the coding sequence ATGAATGTCTCGTTCAAATACAACAGTGAGGAGGGATTCATCACAGATACCCCTGGAAAGACCAGGATCGTGCTGAAGAATTCACTTTCAAATCACCAGGAGAACTATGCCCCGACAGAACTTCTCCTTCTGTCAATGGGAGGATGCACATCGGATGATGTACTTTCCATGCTGAAGAAGATGAGGGTAAATTTCACTGAATTCAGGTGTGAAGTAAATGCAGAAAGGCACGAGGAACATCCGCGTACAGTGAAGAATGTTGACATACATTACATATTCTCCGGGGATGTTGATGCTGAAAAGGCCAGAAAGGCCATTGGGCTCTCACTGAATAAATACTGCAGCGTATCAATTCTTGCTAAAAGGGGAGGCGCAAATGTGACGTATTCCCTGACAATAAACGGTGAAACGCTTCATAGCAGATCCAATCCGGGACTGCTGGCCGAAGTGTAA